A section of the Sebastes fasciatus isolate fSebFas1 chromosome 21, fSebFas1.pri, whole genome shotgun sequence genome encodes:
- the LOC141759303 gene encoding integrin beta-1-like isoform X3, which translates to MDLKLLLISTLLGVFCCGNAQKEGNECINANAKYCGECIQAGAKCGWCKDPNFLKQGETVSTRCDELQSLIKRGCDNAMIENPHGEQKILKNKKVTNRRKGADKLKPEDITQIQPQKLSLTLRSGEPQSFDLKFKRAEDYPIDLYYLMDLSYSMKDDLENVKNLGTSLMLEMSKITSDFRIGFGSFVEKTVMPYISTTPAKLLNPCTGDQNCTSPFSYKNVLKLTSDGKKFNTLVGQQHISGNLDSPEGGFDAIMQVAVCGDHIGWRNVTRLLVFSTDAGFHFAGDGKLGGIVLPNDGKCHLENNVYTMSHYYDYPSIAHLVQKLSDNNIQTIFAVTEEFQPVYQELKNLIPKSAVGTLSANSSNVINLIVSAYNSLSSEVILENSKLPDGVTIAYTSHCKNGVVSDGESGRKCSNISIGDEVTFNISVTSKGCPKQGKPDTIKIKPLGFTEEVEITLKFICECDCNKDGIKNSQLCHFGNGTYECGACKCNEGRVGRQCECSSNDVATEDMDRTCRKDNGTDICSNNGDCVCGTCECKKRDNPEERYSGQYCDCDNFNCDRSGNKLCGGHGRCECRVCVCDPMWTGSACDCSLDDKTCMASNKQLCNGRGSCDCGICKCTDPKFQGPTCETCPTCPGVCTEHKECVQCRAFGTGEKKDTCERDCSYFNLIKVKERDKLPQPNDASYPVMHCKERDANDCWFYYTYAVNNNTEKEVHVVDTLDCPAGPDIIPIVAGVVAGIVLIGLALLLIWKLLMIIHDRREFAKFEKEKMNAKWDTQDNPIYKSPINQFQNPRYGRKAEAL; encoded by the exons atggACCTGAAGCTGCTCTTGATATCCACGTTGTTAGGAGTCTTTTGTTGCGGTAATGCTCAGAAAG AGGGGAACGAGTGCATCAATGCCAACGCCAAATACTGCGGGGAGTGCATCCAGGCCGGAGCCAAATGTGGCTGGTGTAAAGACCCG AACTTCCTGAAACAGGGCGAGACCGTGTCGACCCGTTGTGACGAGCTGCAGTCTCTGATAAAAAGGGGCTGTGATAACGCCATGATCGAGAACCCGCACGGGGAACAGAAGATCCTCAAGAACAAAAAGGTGACAAATCGCAGAAAGGGAGCAGATAAACTGAAGCCAGAGGACATCACTCAGATCCAGCCCCAGAAACTCAGCCTCACCCTCCGATCTG GTGAGCCCCAGTCGTTTGACTTGAAGTTCAAACGAGCGGAAGATTACCCCATCGACCTCTACTACTTGATGGACCTGTCCTACTCCATGAAGGATGATCTGGAGAACGTCAAGAATCTGGGAACAAGTCTGATGCTGGAGATGTCAAAGATCACCTCTGACTTCAGGATAG GTTTTGGTTCCTTTGTGGAGAAGACAGTCATGCCATACATCAGCACCACCCCGGCCAAGCTGCTGAACCCGTGCACAGGCGACCAGAACTGCACCAGCCCGTTCAGCTACAAGAACGTCCTGAAGCTGACCAGCGACGGCAAGAAGTTCAACACCCTGGTGGGCCAGCAGCACATCTCTGGAAACCTGGACTCTCCTGAGGGGGGGTTTGATGCTATCATGCAAGTGGCTGTGTGTGGG GATCATATTGGTTGGAGGAATGTGACTCGTCTGCTGGTGTTCTCCACTGATGCTGGCTTCCACTTTGCCGGCGACGGCAAACTGGGTGGCATCGTTCTGCCCAATGATGGAAAATGTCACTTAGAGAACAATGTGTACACCATGAGCCACTACTAT GACTACCCCTCCATTGCTCACCTGGTTCAGAAGCTGAGCGACAACAACATTCAGACCATCTTTGCGGTCACCGAGGAGTTCCAGCCTGTTTACCAA GAGCTGAAAAATCTGATACCAAAGTCTGCAGTGGGCACTCTGTCTGCCAACTCAAGCAATGTAATCAACCTTATTGTGAGCGCTTACAAT tctCTCTCGTCCGAGGTTATTCTGGAGAACAGCAAGCTTCCAGATGGAGTGACCATAGCTTACACGTCCCACTGTAAAAACGGAGTGGTCAGTGACGGCGAAAGTGGACGAAAGTGCTCCAACATCTCCATCGGGGATGAG GTCACGTTCAACATCAGTGTGACATCTAAGGGCTGCCCGAAACAAGGCAAGCCTGACACCATCAAGATAAAGCCCCTGGGATTTACAGAGGAGGTGGAGATTACCCTCAAATTCATCTGCGAGTGTGACTGCAACAAGGACGGCATCAAGAACAGTCAACTCTGCCACTTTGGCAACGGAACCTACGAGTGTGGTGCCTGCAA GTGTAATGAAGGACGCGTGGGCAGACAGTGTGAATGCAGCAGCAACGATGTGGCCACAGAGGACATGGACCGAACCTGCCGTAAAGACAACGGCACCGACATCTGCAGCAACAACGGAGACTGCGTGTGCGGCACGTGCGAGTGCAAGAAGAGAGACAACCCTGAGGAGAGGTACAGCGGCCAGTACTGCGATTGTGACAACTTCAACTGTGACCGCTCTGGGAACAAACTGTGTGGAG GGCATGGACGCTGCGAAtgcagagtgtgtgtctgtgacccCATGTGGACCGGAAGTGCCTGTGATTGTTCTCTGGATGACAAAACGTGTATGGCCAGCAACAAGCAGCTCTGTAACGGCAGAGGAAGTTGTGACTGTGGCATTTGCAAGTGCACTGACCCCAAATTCCAGGGTCCCACCTGTGAGACTTGTCCCACCTGTCCAGGAGTCTGCACTGAACACAA AGAGTGCGTCCAGTGCCGGGCGTTTGGCACCGGTGAGAAGAAGGACACATGTGAGAGAGACTGCAGCTACTTCAACCTGATCAAAGTGAAGGAAAGGGACAAGCTGCCCCAGCCCAACGACGCCTCCTACCCCGTGATGCACTGCAAAGAGAGGGACGCCAACGACTGCTGGTTCTACTACACCTACGCCgtcaacaacaacacggagaAGGAGGTTCATGTGGTCGACACGCTGG ACTGCCCCGCCGGTCCTGACATCATCCCCATCGTGGCGGGCGTGGTCGCCGGCATCGTCCTGATTGGCCTAGCCCTGCTGCTCATCTGGAAGCTGCTGATGATCATCCACGACAGGAGAGAGTTCGCCAAGTTCGAGAAGGAGAAGATGAACGCCAAATGGGATACG CAAGACAACCCCATATACAAGAGTCCTATCAATCAGTTCCAGAACCCGCGCTATGGACGTAAAGCTGAGGCCCTTtaa
- the LOC141759303 gene encoding integrin beta-1-like isoform X1 — translation MAALAEMDLKLLLISTLLGVFCCGNAQKEGNECINANAKYCGECIQAGAKCGWCKDPNFLKQGETVSTRCDELQSLIKRGCDNAMIENPHGEQKILKNKKVTNRRKGADKLKPEDITQIQPQKLSLTLRSGEPQSFDLKFKRAEDYPIDLYYLMDLSYSMKDDLENVKNLGTSLMLEMSKITSDFRIGFGSFVEKTVMPYISTTPAKLLNPCTGDQNCTSPFSYKNVLKLTSDGKKFNTLVGQQHISGNLDSPEGGFDAIMQVAVCGDHIGWRNVTRLLVFSTDAGFHFAGDGKLGGIVLPNDGKCHLENNVYTMSHYYDYPSIAHLVQKLSDNNIQTIFAVTEEFQPVYQELKNLIPKSAVGTLSANSSNVINLIVSAYNSLSSEVILENSKLPDGVTIAYTSHCKNGVVSDGESGRKCSNISIGDEVTFNISVTSKGCPKQGKPDTIKIKPLGFTEEVEITLKFICECDCNKDGIKNSQLCHFGNGTYECGACKCNEGRVGRQCECSSNDVATEDMDRTCRKDNGTDICSNNGDCVCGTCECKKRDNPEERYSGQYCDCDNFNCDRSGNKLCGGHGRCECRVCVCDPMWTGSACDCSLDDKTCMASNKQLCNGRGSCDCGICKCTDPKFQGPTCETCPTCPGVCTEHKECVQCRAFGTGEKKDTCERDCSYFNLIKVKERDKLPQPNDASYPVMHCKERDANDCWFYYTYAVNNNTEKEVHVVDTLDCPAGPDIIPIVAGVVAGIVLIGLALLLIWKLLMIIHDRREFAKFEKEKMNAKWDTQDNPIYKSPINQFQNPRYGRKAEAL, via the exons ATGGCAGCGCTTGCTGAA atggACCTGAAGCTGCTCTTGATATCCACGTTGTTAGGAGTCTTTTGTTGCGGTAATGCTCAGAAAG AGGGGAACGAGTGCATCAATGCCAACGCCAAATACTGCGGGGAGTGCATCCAGGCCGGAGCCAAATGTGGCTGGTGTAAAGACCCG AACTTCCTGAAACAGGGCGAGACCGTGTCGACCCGTTGTGACGAGCTGCAGTCTCTGATAAAAAGGGGCTGTGATAACGCCATGATCGAGAACCCGCACGGGGAACAGAAGATCCTCAAGAACAAAAAGGTGACAAATCGCAGAAAGGGAGCAGATAAACTGAAGCCAGAGGACATCACTCAGATCCAGCCCCAGAAACTCAGCCTCACCCTCCGATCTG GTGAGCCCCAGTCGTTTGACTTGAAGTTCAAACGAGCGGAAGATTACCCCATCGACCTCTACTACTTGATGGACCTGTCCTACTCCATGAAGGATGATCTGGAGAACGTCAAGAATCTGGGAACAAGTCTGATGCTGGAGATGTCAAAGATCACCTCTGACTTCAGGATAG GTTTTGGTTCCTTTGTGGAGAAGACAGTCATGCCATACATCAGCACCACCCCGGCCAAGCTGCTGAACCCGTGCACAGGCGACCAGAACTGCACCAGCCCGTTCAGCTACAAGAACGTCCTGAAGCTGACCAGCGACGGCAAGAAGTTCAACACCCTGGTGGGCCAGCAGCACATCTCTGGAAACCTGGACTCTCCTGAGGGGGGGTTTGATGCTATCATGCAAGTGGCTGTGTGTGGG GATCATATTGGTTGGAGGAATGTGACTCGTCTGCTGGTGTTCTCCACTGATGCTGGCTTCCACTTTGCCGGCGACGGCAAACTGGGTGGCATCGTTCTGCCCAATGATGGAAAATGTCACTTAGAGAACAATGTGTACACCATGAGCCACTACTAT GACTACCCCTCCATTGCTCACCTGGTTCAGAAGCTGAGCGACAACAACATTCAGACCATCTTTGCGGTCACCGAGGAGTTCCAGCCTGTTTACCAA GAGCTGAAAAATCTGATACCAAAGTCTGCAGTGGGCACTCTGTCTGCCAACTCAAGCAATGTAATCAACCTTATTGTGAGCGCTTACAAT tctCTCTCGTCCGAGGTTATTCTGGAGAACAGCAAGCTTCCAGATGGAGTGACCATAGCTTACACGTCCCACTGTAAAAACGGAGTGGTCAGTGACGGCGAAAGTGGACGAAAGTGCTCCAACATCTCCATCGGGGATGAG GTCACGTTCAACATCAGTGTGACATCTAAGGGCTGCCCGAAACAAGGCAAGCCTGACACCATCAAGATAAAGCCCCTGGGATTTACAGAGGAGGTGGAGATTACCCTCAAATTCATCTGCGAGTGTGACTGCAACAAGGACGGCATCAAGAACAGTCAACTCTGCCACTTTGGCAACGGAACCTACGAGTGTGGTGCCTGCAA GTGTAATGAAGGACGCGTGGGCAGACAGTGTGAATGCAGCAGCAACGATGTGGCCACAGAGGACATGGACCGAACCTGCCGTAAAGACAACGGCACCGACATCTGCAGCAACAACGGAGACTGCGTGTGCGGCACGTGCGAGTGCAAGAAGAGAGACAACCCTGAGGAGAGGTACAGCGGCCAGTACTGCGATTGTGACAACTTCAACTGTGACCGCTCTGGGAACAAACTGTGTGGAG GGCATGGACGCTGCGAAtgcagagtgtgtgtctgtgacccCATGTGGACCGGAAGTGCCTGTGATTGTTCTCTGGATGACAAAACGTGTATGGCCAGCAACAAGCAGCTCTGTAACGGCAGAGGAAGTTGTGACTGTGGCATTTGCAAGTGCACTGACCCCAAATTCCAGGGTCCCACCTGTGAGACTTGTCCCACCTGTCCAGGAGTCTGCACTGAACACAA AGAGTGCGTCCAGTGCCGGGCGTTTGGCACCGGTGAGAAGAAGGACACATGTGAGAGAGACTGCAGCTACTTCAACCTGATCAAAGTGAAGGAAAGGGACAAGCTGCCCCAGCCCAACGACGCCTCCTACCCCGTGATGCACTGCAAAGAGAGGGACGCCAACGACTGCTGGTTCTACTACACCTACGCCgtcaacaacaacacggagaAGGAGGTTCATGTGGTCGACACGCTGG ACTGCCCCGCCGGTCCTGACATCATCCCCATCGTGGCGGGCGTGGTCGCCGGCATCGTCCTGATTGGCCTAGCCCTGCTGCTCATCTGGAAGCTGCTGATGATCATCCACGACAGGAGAGAGTTCGCCAAGTTCGAGAAGGAGAAGATGAACGCCAAATGGGATACG CAAGACAACCCCATATACAAGAGTCCTATCAATCAGTTCCAGAACCCGCGCTATGGACGTAAAGCTGAGGCCCTTtaa
- the LOC141759303 gene encoding integrin beta-1-like isoform X2 produces the protein MAALAEMDLKLLLISTLLGVFCCGNAQKEGNECINANAKYCGECIQAGAKCGWCKDPNFLKQGETVSTRCDELQSLIKRGCDNAMIENPHGEQKILKNKKVTNRRKGADKLKPEDITQIQPQKLSLTLRSGEPQSFDLKFKRAEDYPIDLYYLMDLSYSMKDDLENVKNLGTSLMLEMSKITSDFRIGFGSFVEKTVMPYISTTPAKLLNPCTGDQNCTSPFSYKNVLKLTSDGKKFNTLVGQQHISGNLDSPEGGFDAIMQVAVCGDHIGWRNVTRLLVFSTDAGFHFAGDGKLGGIVLPNDGKCHLENNVYTMSHYYDYPSIAHLVQKLSDNNIQTIFAVTEEFQPVYQELKNLIPKSAVGTLSANSSNVINLIVSAYNSLSSEVILENSKLPDGVTIAYTSHCKNGVVSDGESGRKCSNISIGDEVTFNISVTSKGCPKQGKPDTIKIKPLGFTEEVEITLKFICECDCNKDGIKNSQLCHFGNGTYECGACKCNEGRVGRQCECSSNDVATEDMDRTCRKDNGTDICSNNGDCVCGTCECKKRDNPEERYSGQYCDCDNFNCDRSGNKLCGGHGRCECRVCVCDPMWTGSACDCSLDDKTCMASNKQLCNGRGSCDCGICKCTDPKFQGPTCETCPTCPGVCTEHKECVQCRAFGTGEKKDTCERDCSYFNLIKVKERDKLPQPNDASYPVMHCKERDANDCWFYYTYAVNNNTEKEVHVVDTLDCPAGPDIIPIVAGVVAGIVLIGLALLLIWKLLMIIHDRREFAKFEKEKMNAKWDTGENPIYKSAVTTVVNPKYEGK, from the exons ATGGCAGCGCTTGCTGAA atggACCTGAAGCTGCTCTTGATATCCACGTTGTTAGGAGTCTTTTGTTGCGGTAATGCTCAGAAAG AGGGGAACGAGTGCATCAATGCCAACGCCAAATACTGCGGGGAGTGCATCCAGGCCGGAGCCAAATGTGGCTGGTGTAAAGACCCG AACTTCCTGAAACAGGGCGAGACCGTGTCGACCCGTTGTGACGAGCTGCAGTCTCTGATAAAAAGGGGCTGTGATAACGCCATGATCGAGAACCCGCACGGGGAACAGAAGATCCTCAAGAACAAAAAGGTGACAAATCGCAGAAAGGGAGCAGATAAACTGAAGCCAGAGGACATCACTCAGATCCAGCCCCAGAAACTCAGCCTCACCCTCCGATCTG GTGAGCCCCAGTCGTTTGACTTGAAGTTCAAACGAGCGGAAGATTACCCCATCGACCTCTACTACTTGATGGACCTGTCCTACTCCATGAAGGATGATCTGGAGAACGTCAAGAATCTGGGAACAAGTCTGATGCTGGAGATGTCAAAGATCACCTCTGACTTCAGGATAG GTTTTGGTTCCTTTGTGGAGAAGACAGTCATGCCATACATCAGCACCACCCCGGCCAAGCTGCTGAACCCGTGCACAGGCGACCAGAACTGCACCAGCCCGTTCAGCTACAAGAACGTCCTGAAGCTGACCAGCGACGGCAAGAAGTTCAACACCCTGGTGGGCCAGCAGCACATCTCTGGAAACCTGGACTCTCCTGAGGGGGGGTTTGATGCTATCATGCAAGTGGCTGTGTGTGGG GATCATATTGGTTGGAGGAATGTGACTCGTCTGCTGGTGTTCTCCACTGATGCTGGCTTCCACTTTGCCGGCGACGGCAAACTGGGTGGCATCGTTCTGCCCAATGATGGAAAATGTCACTTAGAGAACAATGTGTACACCATGAGCCACTACTAT GACTACCCCTCCATTGCTCACCTGGTTCAGAAGCTGAGCGACAACAACATTCAGACCATCTTTGCGGTCACCGAGGAGTTCCAGCCTGTTTACCAA GAGCTGAAAAATCTGATACCAAAGTCTGCAGTGGGCACTCTGTCTGCCAACTCAAGCAATGTAATCAACCTTATTGTGAGCGCTTACAAT tctCTCTCGTCCGAGGTTATTCTGGAGAACAGCAAGCTTCCAGATGGAGTGACCATAGCTTACACGTCCCACTGTAAAAACGGAGTGGTCAGTGACGGCGAAAGTGGACGAAAGTGCTCCAACATCTCCATCGGGGATGAG GTCACGTTCAACATCAGTGTGACATCTAAGGGCTGCCCGAAACAAGGCAAGCCTGACACCATCAAGATAAAGCCCCTGGGATTTACAGAGGAGGTGGAGATTACCCTCAAATTCATCTGCGAGTGTGACTGCAACAAGGACGGCATCAAGAACAGTCAACTCTGCCACTTTGGCAACGGAACCTACGAGTGTGGTGCCTGCAA GTGTAATGAAGGACGCGTGGGCAGACAGTGTGAATGCAGCAGCAACGATGTGGCCACAGAGGACATGGACCGAACCTGCCGTAAAGACAACGGCACCGACATCTGCAGCAACAACGGAGACTGCGTGTGCGGCACGTGCGAGTGCAAGAAGAGAGACAACCCTGAGGAGAGGTACAGCGGCCAGTACTGCGATTGTGACAACTTCAACTGTGACCGCTCTGGGAACAAACTGTGTGGAG GGCATGGACGCTGCGAAtgcagagtgtgtgtctgtgacccCATGTGGACCGGAAGTGCCTGTGATTGTTCTCTGGATGACAAAACGTGTATGGCCAGCAACAAGCAGCTCTGTAACGGCAGAGGAAGTTGTGACTGTGGCATTTGCAAGTGCACTGACCCCAAATTCCAGGGTCCCACCTGTGAGACTTGTCCCACCTGTCCAGGAGTCTGCACTGAACACAA AGAGTGCGTCCAGTGCCGGGCGTTTGGCACCGGTGAGAAGAAGGACACATGTGAGAGAGACTGCAGCTACTTCAACCTGATCAAAGTGAAGGAAAGGGACAAGCTGCCCCAGCCCAACGACGCCTCCTACCCCGTGATGCACTGCAAAGAGAGGGACGCCAACGACTGCTGGTTCTACTACACCTACGCCgtcaacaacaacacggagaAGGAGGTTCATGTGGTCGACACGCTGG ACTGCCCCGCCGGTCCTGACATCATCCCCATCGTGGCGGGCGTGGTCGCCGGCATCGTCCTGATTGGCCTAGCCCTGCTGCTCATCTGGAAGCTGCTGATGATCATCCACGACAGGAGAGAGTTCGCCAAGTTCGAGAAGGAGAAGATGAACGCCAAATGGGATACG
- the LOC141759303 gene encoding integrin beta-1-like isoform X4, producing the protein MDLKLLLISTLLGVFCCGNAQKEGNECINANAKYCGECIQAGAKCGWCKDPNFLKQGETVSTRCDELQSLIKRGCDNAMIENPHGEQKILKNKKVTNRRKGADKLKPEDITQIQPQKLSLTLRSGEPQSFDLKFKRAEDYPIDLYYLMDLSYSMKDDLENVKNLGTSLMLEMSKITSDFRIGFGSFVEKTVMPYISTTPAKLLNPCTGDQNCTSPFSYKNVLKLTSDGKKFNTLVGQQHISGNLDSPEGGFDAIMQVAVCGDHIGWRNVTRLLVFSTDAGFHFAGDGKLGGIVLPNDGKCHLENNVYTMSHYYDYPSIAHLVQKLSDNNIQTIFAVTEEFQPVYQELKNLIPKSAVGTLSANSSNVINLIVSAYNSLSSEVILENSKLPDGVTIAYTSHCKNGVVSDGESGRKCSNISIGDEVTFNISVTSKGCPKQGKPDTIKIKPLGFTEEVEITLKFICECDCNKDGIKNSQLCHFGNGTYECGACKCNEGRVGRQCECSSNDVATEDMDRTCRKDNGTDICSNNGDCVCGTCECKKRDNPEERYSGQYCDCDNFNCDRSGNKLCGGHGRCECRVCVCDPMWTGSACDCSLDDKTCMASNKQLCNGRGSCDCGICKCTDPKFQGPTCETCPTCPGVCTEHKECVQCRAFGTGEKKDTCERDCSYFNLIKVKERDKLPQPNDASYPVMHCKERDANDCWFYYTYAVNNNTEKEVHVVDTLDCPAGPDIIPIVAGVVAGIVLIGLALLLIWKLLMIIHDRREFAKFEKEKMNAKWDTGENPIYKSAVTTVVNPKYEGK; encoded by the exons atggACCTGAAGCTGCTCTTGATATCCACGTTGTTAGGAGTCTTTTGTTGCGGTAATGCTCAGAAAG AGGGGAACGAGTGCATCAATGCCAACGCCAAATACTGCGGGGAGTGCATCCAGGCCGGAGCCAAATGTGGCTGGTGTAAAGACCCG AACTTCCTGAAACAGGGCGAGACCGTGTCGACCCGTTGTGACGAGCTGCAGTCTCTGATAAAAAGGGGCTGTGATAACGCCATGATCGAGAACCCGCACGGGGAACAGAAGATCCTCAAGAACAAAAAGGTGACAAATCGCAGAAAGGGAGCAGATAAACTGAAGCCAGAGGACATCACTCAGATCCAGCCCCAGAAACTCAGCCTCACCCTCCGATCTG GTGAGCCCCAGTCGTTTGACTTGAAGTTCAAACGAGCGGAAGATTACCCCATCGACCTCTACTACTTGATGGACCTGTCCTACTCCATGAAGGATGATCTGGAGAACGTCAAGAATCTGGGAACAAGTCTGATGCTGGAGATGTCAAAGATCACCTCTGACTTCAGGATAG GTTTTGGTTCCTTTGTGGAGAAGACAGTCATGCCATACATCAGCACCACCCCGGCCAAGCTGCTGAACCCGTGCACAGGCGACCAGAACTGCACCAGCCCGTTCAGCTACAAGAACGTCCTGAAGCTGACCAGCGACGGCAAGAAGTTCAACACCCTGGTGGGCCAGCAGCACATCTCTGGAAACCTGGACTCTCCTGAGGGGGGGTTTGATGCTATCATGCAAGTGGCTGTGTGTGGG GATCATATTGGTTGGAGGAATGTGACTCGTCTGCTGGTGTTCTCCACTGATGCTGGCTTCCACTTTGCCGGCGACGGCAAACTGGGTGGCATCGTTCTGCCCAATGATGGAAAATGTCACTTAGAGAACAATGTGTACACCATGAGCCACTACTAT GACTACCCCTCCATTGCTCACCTGGTTCAGAAGCTGAGCGACAACAACATTCAGACCATCTTTGCGGTCACCGAGGAGTTCCAGCCTGTTTACCAA GAGCTGAAAAATCTGATACCAAAGTCTGCAGTGGGCACTCTGTCTGCCAACTCAAGCAATGTAATCAACCTTATTGTGAGCGCTTACAAT tctCTCTCGTCCGAGGTTATTCTGGAGAACAGCAAGCTTCCAGATGGAGTGACCATAGCTTACACGTCCCACTGTAAAAACGGAGTGGTCAGTGACGGCGAAAGTGGACGAAAGTGCTCCAACATCTCCATCGGGGATGAG GTCACGTTCAACATCAGTGTGACATCTAAGGGCTGCCCGAAACAAGGCAAGCCTGACACCATCAAGATAAAGCCCCTGGGATTTACAGAGGAGGTGGAGATTACCCTCAAATTCATCTGCGAGTGTGACTGCAACAAGGACGGCATCAAGAACAGTCAACTCTGCCACTTTGGCAACGGAACCTACGAGTGTGGTGCCTGCAA GTGTAATGAAGGACGCGTGGGCAGACAGTGTGAATGCAGCAGCAACGATGTGGCCACAGAGGACATGGACCGAACCTGCCGTAAAGACAACGGCACCGACATCTGCAGCAACAACGGAGACTGCGTGTGCGGCACGTGCGAGTGCAAGAAGAGAGACAACCCTGAGGAGAGGTACAGCGGCCAGTACTGCGATTGTGACAACTTCAACTGTGACCGCTCTGGGAACAAACTGTGTGGAG GGCATGGACGCTGCGAAtgcagagtgtgtgtctgtgacccCATGTGGACCGGAAGTGCCTGTGATTGTTCTCTGGATGACAAAACGTGTATGGCCAGCAACAAGCAGCTCTGTAACGGCAGAGGAAGTTGTGACTGTGGCATTTGCAAGTGCACTGACCCCAAATTCCAGGGTCCCACCTGTGAGACTTGTCCCACCTGTCCAGGAGTCTGCACTGAACACAA AGAGTGCGTCCAGTGCCGGGCGTTTGGCACCGGTGAGAAGAAGGACACATGTGAGAGAGACTGCAGCTACTTCAACCTGATCAAAGTGAAGGAAAGGGACAAGCTGCCCCAGCCCAACGACGCCTCCTACCCCGTGATGCACTGCAAAGAGAGGGACGCCAACGACTGCTGGTTCTACTACACCTACGCCgtcaacaacaacacggagaAGGAGGTTCATGTGGTCGACACGCTGG ACTGCCCCGCCGGTCCTGACATCATCCCCATCGTGGCGGGCGTGGTCGCCGGCATCGTCCTGATTGGCCTAGCCCTGCTGCTCATCTGGAAGCTGCTGATGATCATCCACGACAGGAGAGAGTTCGCCAAGTTCGAGAAGGAGAAGATGAACGCCAAATGGGATACG